The following proteins are encoded in a genomic region of Bacteroidota bacterium:
- a CDS encoding glycosyltransferase: MKIFIIGPAFPLRGGLATFNELLCRALQQAGHDSRIVSFSLQYPSFLFPGTTQYNETGIAPAGVRIDTWINSVNPFNWLRVGRRIKREKPDLLIIRFWLPFMGPALGSIARIARKNGHTRVIALVDNAIPHEKRPGDTAFARYFLRACHGYLTMSKSVLNDLRQFTDSPNKVFTEHPLYTSFGEPEPKPAAREKLKLDANGRYLLFFGLIRKYKGLDLLLEAMADERVKALGVKLIVAGEYYEDQAPYQAIIDRHGLADRLVMHTHFIADDDVRWYFSACDMVAQTYHTATQSGVTKIALQFDKPSLVTNVGGLGEIITHGQSGYVVAPEVKAVADSIVDYYQNSREAAFTAATIAEKKKYSWEVMCDVVADLYKKIAPRV, from the coding sequence GGGCATGATTCGCGGATTGTTTCATTTTCGCTGCAATATCCTTCGTTTTTATTTCCCGGCACCACCCAATACAATGAAACGGGTATTGCACCTGCCGGTGTGCGCATTGACACATGGATTAATTCGGTTAACCCGTTTAACTGGCTCCGTGTGGGCCGCCGCATCAAACGCGAAAAGCCTGATTTGCTGATTATCCGTTTCTGGCTGCCGTTTATGGGCCCGGCACTTGGCAGTATTGCACGTATTGCCCGCAAAAACGGGCATACGCGTGTAATTGCATTGGTTGACAATGCCATTCCACACGAAAAACGGCCGGGAGATACGGCTTTTGCCCGCTATTTTCTCCGTGCCTGCCACGGCTACCTGACCATGTCGAAATCGGTGCTGAACGATTTGCGGCAGTTTACCGACTCGCCGAATAAAGTATTTACTGAGCATCCGCTTTACACATCATTCGGCGAACCCGAACCTAAACCTGCGGCCCGTGAAAAACTGAAACTTGATGCAAACGGGCGCTACCTGCTGTTTTTCGGGCTGATCCGCAAATACAAGGGCCTTGACCTGTTGCTTGAAGCCATGGCCGATGAGCGCGTGAAGGCATTGGGTGTAAAACTTATTGTGGCTGGCGAATACTACGAAGATCAGGCGCCTTATCAGGCCATCATTGACAGGCACGGGCTGGCCGACAGGCTGGTAATGCACACGCATTTTATTGCCGACGATGATGTGCGCTGGTATTTCAGCGCCTGCGACATGGTTGCTCAAACCTACCACACAGCCACACAAAGCGGCGTAACCAAAATAGCGCTGCAGTTCGACAAGCCCTCGCTGGTAACCAATGTGGGCGGACTTGGTGAAATTATTACCCACGGCCAGTCGGGCTATGTGGTGGCTCCTGAGGTAAAGGCTGTAGCCGACAGCATTGTGGATTATTACCAGAATTCACGTGAAGCGGCATTTACAGCAGCTACTATAGCCGAAAAGAAAAAGTACAGCTGGGAAGTTATGTGCGATGTTGTTGCTGATCTTTATAAAAAAATTGCGCCACGCGTATGA